One window of Watersipora subatra chromosome 3, tzWatSuba1.1, whole genome shotgun sequence genomic DNA carries:
- the LOC137389856 gene encoding differentially expressed in FDCP 8 homolog A-like isoform X2: protein MMATSGNRPVATIKFFKPSNGESDSEDSDEDYSNNQRSESDSLKTNPFDDSILPEREGESSIYDSQLIKDLDIPTSTKQRSDSESNYFEVESVPEEPLSLNMREDYFGLPEDLSRLKDIEQEIQKIKDLIYRTPDENTAKRQLIQKLVGLRLRKSELEGEQGNSVDSQAKCVYGHEFHLKESTTDTGRHCEVCCAVVWGVIGTWYTCTSCHICCHDRCLNSLKRMCASKKLTEPLSYVMSICRDRGLASQNYKCFECQCGISYKLGAVEPRQCDYTGSYYCPSCHWNDEMIIPARVVHNWDFVPRKVCRASKQYLNLMYRKPALRMETINKHLLNFVEELSEVKKLRQEILLMKTYFLSCQAAMQSKLLLLLKERQHFVENSEFYTMHDLDELVNERLLPVIINIHASFACHIKVDCATCRGKGYFCEICRKSEIIFPFDNVCVLCKECSNVFHKYCFAKVHQNCPRCERKKKRLQENERKAQILRQIEEANSS, encoded by the exons ATGATGGCCACGAGTGGTAACAGACCAGTAGCTACTATAAAGTTCTTTAAACCTAGTAATGGAGAAAGTGACAGTGAAGATTCAGATGAAGACTATAGTAATAATCAAAG GTCTGAAAGTGATTCTCTCAAGACAAATCCATTCGATGATTCTATCTTACCGGAAAGGGAAGGAGAATCAAGCATCTATGACTCTCAGCTAATCAAGGACCTAGATATACCTACGAGCACCAAGCAGCGCTCGGACTCAGAATCTAACTATTTTGAAGTCGAATCAGTTCCTGAAGAGCCATTGAGCCTAAATATGAGAGAAGATTACTTTGGTCTTCCTGAGGACCTCTCCAGGTTAAAAG ATATTGAACAAGAAATTCAGAAGATCAAGGATCTCATATACAGAACTCCTGATGAAAACACGGCTAAAAGGCAACTCATACAGAAACTTGTTGGCCTGAGGCTACGTAAGAGTGAACTTGAGGGTGAGCAGGGTAATTCAGTTGACTCACAGGCTAAGTGTGTTTATGGTCATGAGTTTCATCTCAAGGAGTCGACTACAGATACAGGACGGCACTGTGAGGTGTGCTGTGCCGTTGTCTGGGGTGTTATTGGCACATGGTACACCTGCACATCATGTCACATATGTTGCCATGATAGGTGTCTGAACTCGCTGAAGAGAATGTGTGCCTCAAAGAAGCTGACAGAGCCGTTGTCCTATGTAATGAGTATATGCCGAGACCGGGGACTAGCCTCGCAGAACTACAAATGCTTTGAGTGCCAGTGTGGCATCTCGTACAAGCTCGGCGCCGTTGAACCAAGGCAATGTGACTACACGGGTAGTTACTACTGTCCCTCCTGCCACTGGAATGATGAAATGATAATACCTGCGAGGGTTGTGCATAACTGGGACTTTGTGCCGAGGAAAGTATGCAGGGCATCCAAACAGTATCTCAACCTCATGTACCGCAAACCTGCTCTACGTATGGAAACTATCAACAAGCATTTGTTGAACTTTGTTGAGGAACTGAGTGAAGTGAAAAAGCTGCGGCAGGAGATTCTGCTGATGAAGACCTACTTTCTATCATGCCAGGCAGCCATGCAGAGTAAGCTCCTCCTACTTCTCAAGGAGCGGCAGCACTTTGTAGAAAACTCGGAGTTCTACACAATGCATGATTTGGATGAGCTTGTCAACGAGCGTCTCTTGCCGGTCATTATTAACATACATGCCAGCTTTGCCTGCCATATCAAGGTCGACTGCGCCACATGCCGCGGAAAAGGCTACTTCTGCGAAATTTGCCGCAAGTCTGAAATAATCTTTCCATTTGACAATGTTTGTGTATTGTGTAAAGAATGCTCAAATGTTTTCCACAAATACTGTTTTGCTAAAGTTCATCAAAACTGTCCACGTTGTGAGAGAAAGAAGAAACGATTGCAGGAAAATGAGAGAAAGGCACAGATTTTACGGCAAATCGAAGAGGCAAACTCTTCTTGA
- the LOC137389856 gene encoding differentially expressed in FDCP 8 homolog A-like isoform X1: MMATSGNRPVATIKFFKPSNGESDSEDSDEDYSNNQSRSESDSLKTNPFDDSILPEREGESSIYDSQLIKDLDIPTSTKQRSDSESNYFEVESVPEEPLSLNMREDYFGLPEDLSRLKDIEQEIQKIKDLIYRTPDENTAKRQLIQKLVGLRLRKSELEGEQGNSVDSQAKCVYGHEFHLKESTTDTGRHCEVCCAVVWGVIGTWYTCTSCHICCHDRCLNSLKRMCASKKLTEPLSYVMSICRDRGLASQNYKCFECQCGISYKLGAVEPRQCDYTGSYYCPSCHWNDEMIIPARVVHNWDFVPRKVCRASKQYLNLMYRKPALRMETINKHLLNFVEELSEVKKLRQEILLMKTYFLSCQAAMQSKLLLLLKERQHFVENSEFYTMHDLDELVNERLLPVIINIHASFACHIKVDCATCRGKGYFCEICRKSEIIFPFDNVCVLCKECSNVFHKYCFAKVHQNCPRCERKKKRLQENERKAQILRQIEEANSS, from the exons ATGATGGCCACGAGTGGTAACAGACCAGTAGCTACTATAAAGTTCTTTAAACCTAGTAATGGAGAAAGTGACAGTGAAGATTCAGATGAAGACTATAGTAATAATCAAAG CAGGTCTGAAAGTGATTCTCTCAAGACAAATCCATTCGATGATTCTATCTTACCGGAAAGGGAAGGAGAATCAAGCATCTATGACTCTCAGCTAATCAAGGACCTAGATATACCTACGAGCACCAAGCAGCGCTCGGACTCAGAATCTAACTATTTTGAAGTCGAATCAGTTCCTGAAGAGCCATTGAGCCTAAATATGAGAGAAGATTACTTTGGTCTTCCTGAGGACCTCTCCAGGTTAAAAG ATATTGAACAAGAAATTCAGAAGATCAAGGATCTCATATACAGAACTCCTGATGAAAACACGGCTAAAAGGCAACTCATACAGAAACTTGTTGGCCTGAGGCTACGTAAGAGTGAACTTGAGGGTGAGCAGGGTAATTCAGTTGACTCACAGGCTAAGTGTGTTTATGGTCATGAGTTTCATCTCAAGGAGTCGACTACAGATACAGGACGGCACTGTGAGGTGTGCTGTGCCGTTGTCTGGGGTGTTATTGGCACATGGTACACCTGCACATCATGTCACATATGTTGCCATGATAGGTGTCTGAACTCGCTGAAGAGAATGTGTGCCTCAAAGAAGCTGACAGAGCCGTTGTCCTATGTAATGAGTATATGCCGAGACCGGGGACTAGCCTCGCAGAACTACAAATGCTTTGAGTGCCAGTGTGGCATCTCGTACAAGCTCGGCGCCGTTGAACCAAGGCAATGTGACTACACGGGTAGTTACTACTGTCCCTCCTGCCACTGGAATGATGAAATGATAATACCTGCGAGGGTTGTGCATAACTGGGACTTTGTGCCGAGGAAAGTATGCAGGGCATCCAAACAGTATCTCAACCTCATGTACCGCAAACCTGCTCTACGTATGGAAACTATCAACAAGCATTTGTTGAACTTTGTTGAGGAACTGAGTGAAGTGAAAAAGCTGCGGCAGGAGATTCTGCTGATGAAGACCTACTTTCTATCATGCCAGGCAGCCATGCAGAGTAAGCTCCTCCTACTTCTCAAGGAGCGGCAGCACTTTGTAGAAAACTCGGAGTTCTACACAATGCATGATTTGGATGAGCTTGTCAACGAGCGTCTCTTGCCGGTCATTATTAACATACATGCCAGCTTTGCCTGCCATATCAAGGTCGACTGCGCCACATGCCGCGGAAAAGGCTACTTCTGCGAAATTTGCCGCAAGTCTGAAATAATCTTTCCATTTGACAATGTTTGTGTATTGTGTAAAGAATGCTCAAATGTTTTCCACAAATACTGTTTTGCTAAAGTTCATCAAAACTGTCCACGTTGTGAGAGAAAGAAGAAACGATTGCAGGAAAATGAGAGAAAGGCACAGATTTTACGGCAAATCGAAGAGGCAAACTCTTCTTGA
- the LOC137389857 gene encoding LHFPL tetraspan subfamily member 7 protein-like has translation MDYSPHLVRTPRTLRTKASSSAPPTPNIGYVLPNRSPSHSHHYAGILMQHDGSNSDSSAGYISPTQKTTGTSYGTLQTEVSLGAPQAGQYIVADMTSMGSNNLSPKISVRKSIAWIWVAINVTIFGFCSFSLFQPSWLVNGQTKGSLGLVKYCEVGVSPSSELEKCHYYSKSASVLPTLESLPWQLAVILYLISSAVLGVSAVLSSLCLCIPQMSTVDKITLLSGFQQLIAGILLLTSLVIIPIGFEEPGVREICGDTSGLYNPGTCYIGWSYIIPAGCCALCFSLPLLSHYVTYLPKYYNLI, from the exons ATGGACTACAGCCCGCATCTGGTTCGCACTCCTCGGACCCTACGGACAAAAGCGAGCTCTTCGGCGCCTCCCACACCAAATATAGGCTATGTCCTTCCAAACAGATCGCCATCTCACAGTCACCACTATGCCGGCATACTCATGCAACACGATGGGAGTAACAGTGATAGCAGCGCAGGATATATCTCGCCAACCCAAAAGACCACAGGCACATCCTATGGCACACTGCAAACGGAAGTTAGCTTGGGAGCTCCACAAGCTGGACAATATATAGTTGCCGATATGACAAGCATGGGCAGCAATAACTTGAGTCCCAAAATATCTGTCAGAAAGTCGATTGCATGGATATGGGTGGCCATAAACGTGACTATTTTTGGCTTTTGCAGTTTTTCTTTGTTTCAGCCAAGCTGGTTGGTAAATGGGCAAACAAAAGGCTCCCTAGGACTGGTGAAGTACTGTGAGGTTGGAGTTTCTCCGAGCAGCGAACTTGAAAAGTGTCACTATTATTCAAAAAGTGCATCAGTACTGCCAACTCTGGAGTCTTTACCATGGCAGCTAGCAGTCATATTGTACTTAATTTCAAGTGCTGTATTAGGTGTAAGCGCTGTACTGAGCTCCCTCTGCCTTTGCATACCGCAGATGTCGACAGTGGATAAGATTACTTTGCTTTCGGGATTCCAACAGCTGATTGCAG GTATTCTTCTGCTGACTTCACTGGTTATCATACCCATTGGATTTGAAGAGccaggagtgagagagatatgTGGTGATACAAGTGGATTGTACAATCCTGGAACCTGTTACATCGGCTGGAGTTACATCATACCAGCCGGATGCTGTGCGCTTTGCTTTAGCTTGCCTCTTCTCTCCCATTACGTGACTTATTTACCAAAGTATTACAACTTAATATAA